In one Paramormyrops kingsleyae isolate MSU_618 chromosome 18, PKINGS_0.4, whole genome shotgun sequence genomic region, the following are encoded:
- the LOC111855341 gene encoding syntaxin-1A-like, with protein sequence MKNRLDELRGYQDRDEGSQIDVHFQGPGYCNAGYQEEQSSGMEEFFGQVSQLYMDLSKLRESSEEIHGKQEQILCSTTAEELCGEKHLLAELKRRFSHQARDIQERLSRIKEKDWTGTLWKGSAEGRIKQSQFYSLLQRHNQVLSQHYTWETEYAGRLREQIVRQTQLAGLELDEEEIRRLTDSLQVPQLVGTDIPELEALRNLALVQERHQQLLALEEQISELHTLFLALEVMVCQQHLQMDHIEYNVLHTLDYASESSEKLKKALRYQHQSRVAALVSSLLGLCLCCGCLCCASPNLPFTK encoded by the coding sequence ATGAAGAACAGACTGGATGAGCTGAGGGGCTACCAGGACAGGGATGAGGGATCTCAAATAGATGTTCATTTTCAAGGTCCTGGCTACTGTAATGCTGGCTATCAAGAGGAACAGTCTTCTGGGATGGAAGAGTTCTTTGGGCAGGTATCTCAGCTTTACATGGATCTAAGCAAGTTACGAGAGTCGTCGGAAGAGATTCATGGCAAGCAGGAGCAGATTCTGTGTAGCACTACTGCTGAGGAACTTTGTGGAGAAAAGCACCTTCTTGCTGAACTCAAAAGACGGTTCTCTCACCAGGCTAGGGACATCCAAGAGCGTTTGTCTCGCATTAAAGAGAAGGATTGGACTGGAACGCTCTGGAAAGGTAGTGCAGAAGGCCGTATTAAGCAGTCCCAGTTCTACAGCCTGCTCCAACGGCACAATCAGGTTCTGAGCCAGCACTATACCTGGGAAACAGAGTATGCAGGGCGCCTGAGGGAACAGATTGTAAGGCAGACACAGTTGGCTGGCCTGGAGCTGGATGAGGAAGAGATCCGACGCCTGACAGATAGTTTGCAGGTTCCCCAGCTAGTGGGCACTGACATCCCGGAACTTGAGGCCCTCAGGAATCTTGCACTTGTCCAGGAGAGGCACCAGCAGCTGTTGGCCCTGGAAGAGCAGATCAGTGAGCTCCACACTCTTTTTCTTGCCCTGGAAGTTATGGTGTGCCAACAGCACTTACAGATGGACCACATTGAGTACAACGTCCTACACACTCTAGACTATGCGAGCGAGTCCTCCGAGAAACTGAAGAAGGCTCTTCGGTATCAGCACCAGTCCCGAGTAGCTGCTCTTGTTTCCTCTCTTCTGGGACTGTGTTTGTGCTGCGGATGCCTGTGTTGTGCATCCCCGAACTTGCCCTTTACCAAGTAA